The following are from one region of the Geoalkalibacter subterraneus genome:
- a CDS encoding class I SAM-dependent methyltransferase encodes MGEVNVFADHFSALAEGYRQYRPDYPRRLWYELSQRAPGRNIAWDCGCGSGQAALGLAEFFGRVMATDASAEQIARARRQSKVTYRVALAEASGLADAEVDLAVVAQALHWFDVEAFYREARRVLVPGGLLAVVGYGWLSVNPPIDRLLHHFYAGILGPWWPPERRILDQGYRTLPFPFPELSAPRLTLRAEWDLSQLRGYLETWSALKNYRSSQGSDPLAPLLPALVRLWGDPRRKRLVTWPLFLRLGRVD; translated from the coding sequence ATGGGCGAAGTGAACGTCTTTGCCGATCATTTTTCTGCGCTGGCGGAGGGCTACCGGCAGTATCGCCCCGATTATCCAAGACGGTTGTGGTATGAACTGTCGCAAAGGGCACCCGGGCGAAATATAGCATGGGACTGCGGCTGCGGCAGCGGCCAGGCGGCGCTGGGGTTAGCTGAATTCTTCGGGCGGGTGATGGCTACCGACGCCAGCGCCGAGCAGATTGCCCGCGCCCGTCGCCAGTCCAAGGTAACCTACCGCGTCGCGCTGGCGGAAGCATCTGGACTGGCCGATGCGGAAGTTGATCTTGCCGTGGTCGCACAGGCTCTGCACTGGTTCGATGTCGAGGCCTTTTACCGTGAAGCCCGGCGTGTGCTGGTTCCGGGAGGGTTGCTGGCGGTTGTAGGCTACGGCTGGCTGTCCGTCAATCCGCCCATCGACCGCCTGCTGCATCACTTTTACGCCGGGATCCTTGGCCCCTGGTGGCCGCCCGAACGCCGCATTCTCGACCAGGGCTACCGCACCCTGCCGTTTCCTTTTCCGGAGTTGTCGGCGCCGCGCCTGACGTTGCGGGCCGAATGGGATCTTTCCCAGTTGCGCGGCTATCTGGAAACCTGGTCGGCCTTGAAAAACTACCGCTCAAGCCAGGGTAGTGACCCGCTGGCCCCGCTGCTGCCTGCGCTGGTCCGCCTGTGGGGCGACCCCCGCCGGAAGCGCCTGGTGACCTGGCCACTCTTTCTGCGCCTTGGCCGCGTCGACTGA
- the ilvB gene encoding biosynthetic-type acetolactate synthase large subunit yields MKTGAQILIECLKQEGVDTIFGYPGARTLLLHDTLMDDREIAHILVRHEQGAAHAADGYARTTGKVGVCLTTSGPGATNLVTGIATAYMDSVPMVALTCQVTTADIGNDAFQEADMTGITRPITKHNYVVTDVKDLGRIIREAFYVARTRRPGPVLVDLPSDVLAARWGGEIPTEIRRRGYQEMPILNIKQLKKAADLINKAKRPLIYAGGGITLSNSHEALRALAQKGSLPVTNTLMAIGVMDADSPLSVGMLGMYGAWYANMAVHECDCLIAIGARFDDRVTGRIEGFAPNAKIIQVDIDPASIRKTVQVHLPIVSDAGEAMERLVELVESKDRSPWLDQIEEWKKEAPLPRPHSEALMPHEIMDAICRVAGESPVVASDVGLSQMWTANFFRFHQPRQYLTSGGLGTMGYALPAAVGAALGRKGQPVFAINGDGAFQMNIQELATCSYYNLPVKTIILNNGKLGMVRQFQHVFLKKRYAATDLGSHVDFCTVARGFKVEAIKVSRKDELSHALQKAMEIDGPVVIDIDIDPDCYCFPMVPPGKKSVEALFAPEDWES; encoded by the coding sequence ATGAAAACCGGAGCACAGATCCTGATCGAATGTCTCAAGCAGGAAGGGGTCGACACCATTTTCGGCTACCCGGGGGCGCGCACTCTGCTGCTGCACGACACCCTGATGGATGACAGGGAGATCGCCCACATCCTGGTACGCCACGAGCAGGGCGCAGCCCATGCCGCCGACGGCTACGCGCGCACCACCGGCAAGGTGGGCGTCTGCCTGACCACCTCGGGCCCCGGCGCCACCAACCTGGTCACCGGCATCGCCACCGCCTACATGGATTCGGTGCCCATGGTCGCCTTGACCTGTCAGGTCACCACCGCCGATATCGGCAACGACGCCTTCCAGGAGGCGGATATGACCGGCATCACGCGCCCGATCACCAAGCACAACTATGTCGTTACCGATGTCAAGGATCTCGGCCGCATCATCCGCGAAGCCTTTTATGTCGCCCGCACCCGGCGCCCCGGCCCGGTTCTGGTGGATCTGCCCAGCGACGTGCTGGCGGCGCGCTGGGGCGGCGAAATCCCGACCGAGATCCGCCGCCGCGGCTACCAGGAGATGCCGATCCTCAACATCAAGCAGCTTAAAAAAGCGGCTGACCTCATCAACAAGGCCAAGCGGCCGCTGATCTATGCCGGCGGCGGCATTACCCTCTCCAACAGCCATGAAGCGCTGCGCGCCCTGGCGCAAAAAGGCAGCCTGCCGGTCACCAACACGCTGATGGCCATTGGCGTCATGGACGCCGACTCCCCTCTGTCGGTGGGCATGCTCGGCATGTACGGCGCCTGGTACGCCAATATGGCGGTGCATGAATGCGACTGCCTGATTGCCATCGGCGCCCGCTTCGACGACCGGGTTACCGGTCGCATCGAAGGGTTTGCGCCCAACGCCAAGATCATCCAGGTCGACATTGATCCGGCCAGCATCCGCAAAACCGTGCAGGTGCATCTGCCCATCGTCAGCGATGCCGGCGAAGCCATGGAGCGCCTGGTAGAACTGGTGGAAAGCAAGGACCGCTCCCCCTGGCTCGACCAGATCGAGGAATGGAAGAAAGAAGCCCCCCTGCCCCGCCCGCACAGTGAGGCTCTTATGCCCCACGAGATCATGGATGCCATCTGCCGCGTCGCCGGTGAATCACCGGTGGTGGCCTCCGACGTCGGGCTCTCGCAGATGTGGACCGCCAACTTCTTCCGCTTCCATCAGCCGCGCCAGTACCTGACCAGCGGCGGCCTAGGCACCATGGGCTACGCCCTGCCGGCGGCGGTGGGCGCGGCGCTGGGGCGCAAAGGGCAGCCGGTGTTCGCCATCAACGGCGACGGCGCCTTCCAGATGAACATTCAGGAGCTGGCCACCTGCTCATATTACAATCTGCCGGTCAAAACCATCATCCTCAACAACGGCAAACTGGGGATGGTGCGCCAGTTCCAGCACGTTTTCCTGAAGAAGCGCTATGCCGCCACAGATCTGGGCAGTCATGTGGATTTCTGCACCGTGGCGCGCGGCTTCAAGGTCGAAGCCATCAAGGTCAGCCGCAAGGATGAACTCTCCCACGCACTGCAGAAAGCTATGGAGATCGACGGGCCGGTGGTGATCGATATCGACATCGATCCTGACTGCTACTGTTTCCCCATGGTACCGCCGGGGAAAAAGTCAGTGGAGGCGCTGTTTGCACCGGAGGATTGGGAAAGTTAG
- the ispG gene encoding flavodoxin-dependent (E)-4-hydroxy-3-methylbut-2-enyl-diphosphate synthase: protein MNHQSRQIHVGSVAVGGGAPVTVQSMTSTDTRDVAATCAQIDRLVAAGCEIVRCAVPDADAASALAFIRTHCPIPLIADIHFDHRLALQVIAGGVDGLRINPGNIGDRWKVAEVVAACRDHGVPIRIGVNGGSLEKALLEKHGHATPEAMVESALGHVHILEELGFDQVKISLKASDIRRTVAAYRLLARQVDYPLHIGITEAGTTWGGTIKSAVGLGVLLHDGIGDTLRVSLTGDPVEEVKVGWEILKSLGLRERGPVFVSCPTCGRCRVDLIAVAEEVERRLRDLPEPLTVAVMGCAVNGPGEAREADIGIAGGEGQGLLFRRGEVVRKVPQAEMVEALVEEVQSLLAERSAGCHSQDKDH, encoded by the coding sequence ATGAACCATCAATCCCGCCAGATCCATGTCGGATCCGTCGCCGTCGGGGGCGGCGCGCCGGTGACGGTGCAGTCCATGACCAGCACCGATACCCGTGATGTCGCCGCCACCTGCGCTCAGATCGACCGCCTGGTCGCCGCCGGCTGCGAAATCGTGCGTTGCGCGGTACCTGACGCCGATGCCGCCTCCGCCCTGGCATTCATTAGAACGCACTGCCCGATCCCTCTGATCGCCGACATCCATTTCGACCATCGTCTGGCGCTGCAGGTGATTGCCGGGGGCGTCGACGGCTTGCGCATCAACCCCGGCAACATCGGGGACCGCTGGAAGGTGGCGGAAGTGGTTGCCGCCTGCCGCGATCATGGCGTACCGATCCGCATCGGCGTCAACGGCGGCTCGCTGGAGAAGGCGCTGCTGGAAAAGCATGGCCATGCGACGCCCGAAGCGATGGTGGAAAGCGCTCTCGGACACGTGCATATCCTTGAGGAACTGGGGTTCGATCAGGTCAAGATCAGTCTCAAGGCCTCCGACATTCGGCGCACCGTTGCCGCCTATCGCCTGCTCGCCCGGCAGGTGGACTACCCGCTGCACATCGGTATCACTGAGGCGGGCACCACCTGGGGTGGAACCATCAAAAGTGCGGTGGGGCTCGGAGTTCTGCTGCATGATGGCATCGGCGATACGCTGCGGGTTTCCCTGACCGGCGACCCGGTGGAAGAGGTCAAGGTCGGCTGGGAAATTCTCAAGTCCCTTGGTTTGCGCGAGCGCGGTCCGGTTTTCGTCAGTTGCCCGACCTGCGGCCGCTGCCGGGTGGATCTGATCGCGGTGGCGGAAGAGGTGGAGCGGCGCCTGCGCGACCTGCCCGAACCGCTGACGGTGGCTGTCATGGGCTGTGCCGTCAACGGACCGGGCGAGGCGCGCGAGGCCGATATCGGTATTGCCGGCGGCGAAGGGCAGGGGCTGCTGTTCCGCCGTGGCGAGGTGGTGCGCAAGGTGCCGCAGGCCGAGATGGTCGAGGCCCTGGTGGAGGAGGTTCAGTCTCTGCTGGCAGAGCGTTCCGCCGGCTGTCACAGTCAGGATAAAGATCACTGA
- a CDS encoding AAA family ATPase yields MKDNLNFPMFCQLVAAKTPLIFITTDNESRTEALITRAALHGIKGMPVPLEWDCNQGFAGHQETIDPLAGLRWAVEREGHGIYLFKDMTWFWGNSPHIQRTLKDFAAVRRPEVKSLVFIGPRPDIPENLRESFLILDHALPDRTEIQNYLEEQRGKDPYLAQVLRNDNDLEALTLAAQGLDLADLERALRLSRVTKGGDIDRVVANLYQAKKQILKKSGIMEFVENDTLPEQVGGMQALKSWMEKREKAYGLEGLKSGRNLPKGVLMMGISGCGKSLFVKAIAARWHLPLVRLDMATVYSQAFGSPETSLRRACKTAEALAPCVLWIDEIEAGITTQGFKAEGGASSRVLGYFLTWMQEKKHPVFVAATANAIEMLPAEILRKGRFDEIFYVTLPGLQEREEIFRIHLAQRGFDEEEFDCRMLAHSSKGFSGAEIEQAVVSAGFEALSLNRPMHQRDITEAISRTVPLSVTMAEQIKKIEAWAFKRAVPASGTVERD; encoded by the coding sequence ATGAAAGACAACCTCAATTTTCCCATGTTCTGCCAACTGGTGGCCGCCAAAACGCCGCTGATTTTCATCACCACCGACAACGAAAGCCGTACCGAGGCTTTAATCACACGCGCGGCTCTGCACGGCATCAAGGGGATGCCGGTTCCCCTTGAATGGGACTGCAACCAGGGGTTTGCCGGCCATCAGGAGACGATCGATCCGCTGGCCGGACTGCGCTGGGCGGTCGAACGCGAGGGGCATGGCATCTATCTGTTCAAGGACATGACCTGGTTCTGGGGAAACAGTCCGCACATTCAGCGCACCCTCAAGGATTTCGCCGCTGTGCGACGCCCGGAGGTCAAATCGCTGGTTTTCATCGGACCCAGGCCAGACATTCCTGAGAACCTGCGCGAAAGCTTTCTGATCCTCGACCACGCGCTGCCCGACCGCACCGAAATCCAGAACTACCTTGAAGAACAGCGGGGCAAAGACCCGTATCTCGCCCAAGTGCTGCGCAACGACAACGACCTGGAGGCGCTGACACTGGCGGCGCAGGGGCTCGACCTGGCCGACCTTGAACGCGCGCTGCGCCTGTCCCGCGTCACCAAAGGCGGCGATATCGACCGAGTTGTCGCCAACCTGTATCAGGCCAAAAAGCAGATCCTGAAAAAAAGCGGCATCATGGAATTCGTTGAAAACGACACCCTGCCGGAACAGGTGGGCGGCATGCAGGCCCTTAAATCCTGGATGGAGAAGCGGGAGAAGGCTTACGGGCTGGAGGGGCTGAAAAGCGGACGCAACCTCCCCAAAGGGGTTTTGATGATGGGGATCAGCGGCTGCGGCAAGAGCCTGTTCGTCAAAGCGATTGCGGCCCGCTGGCATCTGCCGCTGGTGCGCCTCGACATGGCCACCGTCTACTCCCAGGCCTTCGGCTCACCGGAAACCAGCCTGCGGCGCGCCTGCAAAACCGCCGAGGCGCTGGCGCCCTGCGTGCTGTGGATCGACGAAATCGAGGCGGGAATCACCACCCAGGGCTTCAAGGCGGAAGGCGGTGCCTCTTCCCGCGTCCTCGGTTATTTCCTGACATGGATGCAGGAGAAAAAACACCCGGTTTTCGTGGCCGCCACCGCCAATGCCATCGAGATGCTGCCGGCAGAGATCCTGCGCAAAGGGCGTTTTGATGAGATTTTTTATGTCACTCTGCCGGGGCTGCAGGAGCGCGAGGAGATTTTCCGCATTCATCTTGCCCAGCGTGGCTTCGACGAGGAAGAGTTTGACTGCCGCATGCTGGCCCACTCCAGCAAAGGCTTTTCCGGCGCAGAAATTGAGCAGGCGGTAGTCAGCGCGGGTTTTGAGGCTCTATCACTGAATCGACCGATGCACCAGCGCGACATCACCGAGGCCATCAGCCGCACGGTTCCCTTGTCAGTCACCATGGCGGAGCAGATCAAAAAGATCGAAGCCTGGGCCTTCAAGCGCGCGGTGCCCGCCAGCGGAACAGTTGAACGGGATTGA
- a CDS encoding Imm27 family immunity protein → MVVDAEEWELKPEDRELRGFWIDLGSRMEKDGAWARIEWLIAERLELVARGEGKNALYRDPRDGRLWELAHDHAALKDGGPPRLSLLDAESAAQRYNQLENP, encoded by the coding sequence ATGGTTGTCGATGCTGAAGAATGGGAGCTCAAGCCCGAAGATCGGGAGTTGCGGGGATTCTGGATCGATCTGGGCAGCCGCATGGAGAAGGATGGCGCCTGGGCGCGCATCGAATGGCTCATTGCCGAGCGGCTTGAACTGGTGGCGCGGGGCGAAGGGAAAAACGCCCTGTATCGCGATCCTCGGGACGGGCGCCTGTGGGAGCTGGCCCATGACCACGCCGCGCTCAAGGATGGCGGCCCTCCACGCCTGAGCCTGCTTGACGCCGAGAGTGCCGCGCAGCGCTACAATCAGCTGGAAAACCCTTGA